The Lactuca sativa cultivar Salinas chromosome 2, Lsat_Salinas_v11, whole genome shotgun sequence genome includes a window with the following:
- the LOC111888274 gene encoding uncharacterized protein LOC111888274 — MAKLPKFEKDVMTDKKELEKASTIVLNELRSTTIINGLPIKIGDPCQLTLPYEFVNSTFINSLVDLGASINLMPYSFYQKLRFPKLQDTRMTIQMANHSITYSRGVIKHLLVKVGKFVFLLDFVVLDMKEDEELPIFLRRPFLSNARALVDIHDSKLTLCVEDEAITIEMSPKVNHEKPKDEVSKIDDMEENLDELVEIEKMMKEELKV, encoded by the coding sequence ATGGCCAAACTTCCAAAGTTTGAAAAAGATGTTATGACCGATAAAAAGGAGTTGGAAAAGGCCTCAACCATAGTGCTTAATGAGTTACGTTCAACCACGATCATCAATGGATTGCCAATCAAGATAGGAGATCCATGCCAACTTACCTTGCCTTATGAATTTGTCAACTCCACTTTTATAAATTCTTTAGTCGATTTGGGGGCAAGCATTAACCTTATGCCTTATTCTTTCTACCAAAAGCTCAGATTTCCAAAGCTCCAAGACACAAGGATGACAATTCAGATGGCGAATCACTCGATCACTTACTCACGAGGAGTAATTAAACACTTGTTAGTGAAGGTGGGAAAGTTTGTTTTTCTTCTTGACTTTGTGGTTCTAGACATGAAGGAAGATGAAGAACTTCCCATATTTTTAAGAAGACCATTTTTGAGTAACGCAAGAGCACTAGTTGACATCCACGACTCAAAGCTCACACTTTGTGTGGAAGATGAAGCAATTACCATTGAGATGAGTCCAAAAGTGAATCATGAAAAGCCAAAAGATGAAGTGTCGAAGATAGATGATATGGAAGAAAATCTTGATGAGCTAGTTGAAATTGAAAAGATGATGAAAGAAGAATTGAAGGTTTAG